Proteins encoded by one window of Streptomyces sp. NBC_01571:
- the secE gene encoding preprotein translocase subunit SecE — MTDAVGSIDMPDAEAPESKKKARKGGKRAKKGPLKRLATFYRQIVAELRKVVWPTRNQLTTYTTVVIVFVVIMIGLVTVIDYGLNHAAKYVFG; from the coding sequence GTGACGGACGCCGTGGGCTCCATCGACATGCCTGATGCCGAGGCGCCCGAGTCCAAGAAGAAGGCTCGCAAGGGTGGTAAGCGTGCCAAGAAGGGCCCGCTGAAGCGCCTCGCCACCTTCTATCGCCAGATCGTCGCGGAGCTCCGCAAGGTCGTCTGGCCGACTCGCAATCAGCTGACGACGTACACCACAGTGGTGATCGTTTTTGTCGTCATCATGATTGGCCTGGTGACCGTGATTGACTATGGGCTCAACCACGCCGCCAAGTACGTCTTCGGCTGA
- a CDS encoding pyridoxal phosphate-dependent aminotransferase: protein MSAATPPTERRVSARVGAISESATLAVDAKAKALKAAGRPVIGFGAGEPDFPTPDYIVQAAIEACSNPKYHRYTPAGGLPELKAAIAAKTLRDSGYEVEAAQVLVTNGGKQAIYEAFAAILDPGDEVIVPAPYWTTYPESIRLAGGVPVEVVADETTGYRVSVEQLEAARTEHTKVLLFVSPSNPTGAVYTREQIEEIGRWAAGKGLWVLTDEIYEHLVYGDAEFHSVPVVVPELADKCIVVNGVAKTYAMTGWRVGWVIGPKDVIKAATNLQSHATSNVSNVAQVAALAAVSGDLTAVAEMREAFDRRRKTIVRMLNEIEGVLCPEPEGAFYAYPSVKALIGKEIRGRRPQDTVELAALILEEAEVAVVPGEAFGTPGYLRLSYALGDEDLVEGVSRIQKLLAEAQD, encoded by the coding sequence ATGAGCGCTGCAACCCCTCCCACCGAGCGCCGGGTCTCCGCCCGAGTCGGCGCGATCTCCGAGTCCGCCACTCTCGCCGTGGACGCCAAGGCCAAGGCCCTCAAGGCCGCCGGGCGGCCGGTGATCGGCTTCGGCGCCGGTGAGCCCGACTTCCCGACCCCGGACTACATCGTCCAGGCCGCCATCGAGGCCTGCTCCAACCCGAAGTACCACCGCTACACGCCCGCCGGCGGCCTGCCCGAGCTGAAGGCCGCCATCGCCGCCAAGACCCTGCGCGACTCCGGCTACGAGGTGGAGGCCGCCCAGGTCCTGGTGACCAACGGCGGCAAGCAGGCCATCTACGAGGCCTTCGCCGCCATCCTCGACCCGGGCGACGAGGTCATCGTCCCGGCTCCCTACTGGACGACCTACCCGGAGTCCATCCGTCTCGCCGGCGGTGTCCCGGTCGAGGTCGTCGCCGACGAGACCACCGGCTACCGCGTGTCCGTCGAGCAGCTGGAGGCCGCCCGCACCGAGCACACCAAGGTGCTGCTCTTCGTCTCCCCGTCCAACCCGACGGGCGCGGTCTACACCCGCGAGCAGATCGAGGAGATCGGCCGCTGGGCCGCCGGCAAGGGCCTCTGGGTCCTGACCGACGAGATCTACGAGCACCTGGTCTACGGCGACGCCGAGTTCCACTCCGTGCCCGTGGTGGTGCCCGAGCTCGCCGACAAGTGCATCGTCGTCAACGGCGTGGCGAAGACGTACGCCATGACCGGCTGGCGCGTGGGCTGGGTCATCGGCCCCAAGGACGTCATCAAGGCCGCGACCAACCTCCAGTCGCACGCCACCTCGAACGTGTCCAACGTGGCCCAGGTCGCCGCCCTCGCCGCCGTCTCCGGCGACCTGACGGCCGTGGCCGAGATGCGCGAGGCCTTCGACCGCCGCCGCAAGACCATCGTGCGCATGCTCAACGAGATCGAGGGCGTCCTGTGCCCCGAGCCCGAGGGCGCCTTCTACGCGTACCCCTCGGTCAAGGCCCTGATCGGCAAGGAGATCCGCGGCAGGCGCCCCCAGGACACGGTGGAGCTGGCCGCGCTCATCCTGGAGGAGGCCGAGGTCGCGGTCGTCCCCGGCGAGGCCTTCGGTACACCGGGATATCTGCGTCTGTCGTACGCCCTGGGTGACGAGGATCTCGTCGAGGGCGTCAGCCGGATCCAGAAGCTGCTGGCCGAGGCGCAGGACTGA
- the rplA gene encoding 50S ribosomal protein L1 has translation MSKRSKSLRAADAKIDREKLYAPLEAVRLAKETSTSKFDGTVEVAFRLGVDPRKADQMVRGTVNLPHGTGKTARVLVFATGDRAEAALAAGADIVGSDELIDEVSKGRLDFDAVVATPDLMGKVGRLGRVLGPRGLMPNPKTGTVTPDVAKAVTEIKGGKIEFRVDKHSNLHFIIGKSSFDEAKLVENYGAALDEILRLKPSAAKGRYIKKAAISTTIGPGIPVDPNRTRNLLVEEDPAAV, from the coding sequence GTGAGCAAGCGCAGCAAGTCTCTCCGCGCTGCGGACGCCAAGATCGACCGGGAGAAGCTCTACGCCCCGCTCGAGGCCGTCCGTCTCGCCAAGGAGACCTCCACGAGCAAGTTCGACGGCACCGTCGAGGTCGCCTTCCGTCTGGGTGTCGACCCGCGCAAGGCCGACCAGATGGTCCGTGGCACCGTGAACCTCCCGCACGGCACCGGCAAGACCGCCCGGGTCCTGGTCTTCGCGACCGGTGACCGTGCCGAGGCAGCACTCGCCGCGGGCGCCGACATCGTCGGCTCCGACGAGCTCATCGACGAGGTGTCGAAGGGCCGTCTGGACTTCGACGCCGTCGTCGCCACCCCGGACCTCATGGGCAAGGTCGGCCGCCTGGGCCGTGTCCTCGGCCCGCGTGGTCTGATGCCGAACCCGAAGACCGGCACCGTGACCCCGGACGTGGCCAAGGCCGTGACCGAGATCAAGGGCGGCAAGATCGAGTTCCGCGTCGACAAGCACTCGAACCTCCACTTCATCATCGGCAAGAGCTCCTTCGACGAGGCCAAGCTGGTGGAGAACTACGGCGCCGCGCTCGACGAGATCCTTCGTCTGAAGCCGTCGGCCGCCAAGGGTCGCTACATCAAGAAGGCCGCGATCAGCACCACGATCGGCCCCGGCATTCCCGTCGACCCGAACCGCACCCGCAACCTCCTCGTCGAGGAGGACCCGGCCGCCGTCTGA
- a CDS encoding DUF1396 domain-containing protein translates to MFSVRGSVRRGATGAALTALVLGGGAVACAKGDESPKMTPAAAVAEAAKNTEAITSLTYRMTGKVPETGRVEAQAAMSMKPLAMSMKMNALDQGADGKGEIRVVDGAMYLGGGEAVAKELDGKRWMKFDLSGAAKGADAAAGRGAGGLSSQANQDPSQESTYLTGSKDVKKVGTEKVDGVPTTHYKGTVTLDDLRATFKDEDKATREKREKSLKQYEDLGADKLTMDLWIGPDDHAKQVRVRAAADKGPFDVTVTFLDYNKPVTVKAPPAKDTVDLAEMMKDAQQG, encoded by the coding sequence ATGTTCTCTGTACGTGGTTCCGTGCGTCGTGGCGCGACGGGGGCGGCGCTCACCGCCCTGGTCCTCGGGGGTGGCGCCGTCGCCTGTGCCAAGGGTGACGAGTCGCCGAAGATGACGCCCGCCGCGGCCGTGGCCGAGGCGGCGAAGAACACGGAGGCCATCACCTCCCTCACCTACCGGATGACCGGCAAGGTCCCGGAGACCGGCCGGGTCGAGGCCCAGGCGGCGATGAGCATGAAGCCGCTGGCCATGAGCATGAAGATGAACGCTCTCGACCAGGGCGCCGACGGCAAGGGCGAGATCCGGGTCGTCGACGGGGCGATGTACCTGGGAGGGGGAGAGGCCGTGGCCAAGGAGCTGGACGGCAAGCGCTGGATGAAGTTCGACCTCTCCGGGGCGGCCAAGGGCGCCGACGCCGCCGCGGGCCGCGGCGCCGGCGGACTGTCGAGCCAGGCCAACCAGGACCCGTCCCAGGAATCCACCTACCTGACCGGCTCCAAGGACGTGAAGAAGGTCGGCACCGAGAAGGTCGACGGCGTCCCGACCACGCACTACAAGGGCACGGTCACTCTCGACGACCTCCGCGCCACGTTCAAGGACGAGGACAAGGCGACGCGGGAGAAGCGCGAGAAGAGCCTGAAGCAGTACGAGGACCTGGGCGCCGACAAGCTCACGATGGACCTGTGGATCGGACCGGACGACCACGCCAAGCAGGTGCGGGTGCGCGCCGCCGCCGACAAGGGCCCGTTCGACGTGACCGTGACCTTCCTGGACTACAACAAGCCGGTGACGGTGAAGGCCCCGCCGGCCAAGGACACCGTCGACCTGGCCGAGATGATGAAGGACGCCCAGCAGGGCTGA
- the rplK gene encoding 50S ribosomal protein L11, whose product MPPKKKKVTGLIKLQINAGAANPAPPVGPALGQHGVNIMEFCKAYNAATESQRGWVIPVEITVYEDRSFTFITKTPPAAKMILKAAGVEKGSGEPHKTKVAKITEAQVREIATTKLPDLNANDLDAASKIIAGTARSMGITVEG is encoded by the coding sequence ATGCCTCCCAAGAAGAAGAAGGTCACGGGGCTCATCAAGCTCCAGATCAACGCCGGTGCGGCGAACCCGGCCCCGCCGGTCGGCCCCGCGCTCGGTCAGCACGGCGTCAACATCATGGAGTTCTGCAAGGCCTACAACGCCGCGACCGAGTCGCAGCGTGGCTGGGTGATCCCGGTGGAGATCACGGTCTACGAAGACCGCTCCTTCACCTTCATCACCAAGACTCCGCCGGCCGCGAAGATGATCCTCAAGGCCGCTGGCGTCGAGAAGGGCTCGGGCGAGCCGCACAAGACCAAGGTCGCCAAGATCACCGAGGCGCAGGTCCGTGAGATCGCCACGACCAAGCTTCCCGACCTGAACGCCAACGACCTGGACGCCGCGTCGAAGATCATCGCCGGCACCGCCCGTTCCATGGGCATCACGGTCGAGGGCTGA
- the nusG gene encoding transcription termination/antitermination protein NusG: MSDPNLNDASESVESVDDELDIVEGADVVDEFEAADAAAGEPAEEAALHVEDESGEDVEDEDVPEDALAEDEDADEAEAEPAEPVDPVEALREELRSLPGEWYVIHTYAGYENRVKTNLEQRAVSLNVEDFIFQAEVPQEEVAQIKNGERKTIRQNKLPGYVLVRMDLTNESWGVVRNTPGVTGFVGNAYDPYPLTLDEIVKMLAPEAEEKAAREAAEAEGKPAPQRKVEVQVLDFEVGDSVTVTDGPFATLQATINEINADSKKVKGLVEIFGRETPVELSFDQIQKN; this comes from the coding sequence GTGTCTGACCCGAACCTGAACGACGCCAGCGAGTCGGTCGAGTCCGTTGACGACGAGCTCGACATCGTCGAGGGAGCGGACGTCGTGGACGAGTTCGAGGCTGCCGATGCCGCCGCCGGCGAGCCCGCCGAGGAAGCGGCCCTGCACGTCGAGGACGAGTCCGGTGAGGACGTCGAGGACGAGGACGTCCCCGAGGACGCTCTCGCCGAGGACGAGGACGCCGATGAGGCGGAGGCCGAGCCGGCCGAGCCCGTCGACCCCGTGGAGGCCCTCCGCGAGGAGCTCCGCAGCCTCCCCGGCGAGTGGTACGTCATCCACACCTACGCCGGTTACGAGAACCGCGTGAAGACCAACCTCGAGCAGCGCGCCGTCTCGCTGAACGTCGAGGACTTCATCTTCCAGGCCGAGGTGCCGCAGGAAGAGGTCGCGCAGATCAAGAACGGCGAGCGCAAGACCATCCGTCAGAACAAGCTCCCCGGCTACGTGCTGGTGCGCATGGACCTGACGAACGAGTCCTGGGGCGTCGTCCGCAACACTCCCGGCGTCACCGGCTTCGTGGGCAACGCCTACGACCCGTACCCGCTGACCCTGGACGAGATCGTCAAGATGCTCGCTCCGGAGGCCGAGGAGAAGGCCGCGCGTGAGGCCGCCGAGGCCGAGGGCAAGCCCGCTCCGCAGCGCAAGGTCGAGGTCCAGGTGCTGGACTTCGAGGTCGGCGACTCGGTCACCGTCACCGACGGCCCGTTCGCCACGCTGCAGGCGACGATCAACGAGATCAACGCCGACTCGAAGAAGGTCAAGGGCCTCGTCGAGATCTTCGGCCGCGAGACCCCGGTCGAGCTTTCCTTCGACCAGATCCAGAAGAACTAG
- the rplL gene encoding 50S ribosomal protein L7/L12, translating to MAKLSQEELLAQFENLTLIELAEFVKAFEEKFDVTAAAAVAVGPAAAAAPAEAEAEQDEFDVILTGAGEKKIQVIKVVRELTSLGLKEAKDLVDGAPKPVLEKVAKEAAEKAAESLKGAGASVEVK from the coding sequence ATGGCGAAGCTGTCCCAGGAAGAGCTGCTCGCGCAGTTCGAGAACCTCACCCTCATCGAGCTCGCCGAGTTCGTGAAGGCCTTCGAGGAGAAGTTCGACGTCACCGCCGCCGCCGCGGTCGCCGTCGGCCCCGCCGCCGCTGCCGCCCCGGCCGAGGCCGAGGCCGAGCAGGACGAGTTCGACGTCATCCTCACGGGTGCCGGCGAGAAGAAGATCCAGGTCATCAAGGTCGTGCGTGAGCTGACCTCGCTGGGCCTGAAGGAGGCCAAGGACCTCGTCGACGGCGCTCCGAAGCCCGTCCTCGAGAAGGTCGCCAAGGAGGCCGCCGAGAAGGCTGCCGAGTCCCTCAAGGGCGCCGGCGCCTCCGTCGAGGTCAAGTAG
- the rplJ gene encoding 50S ribosomal protein L10 produces the protein MARPDKAAAVAELADQFRSSNAAVLTEYRGLTVAQLKTLRRSLGEDAQYAVVKNTLTKIAANEAGISTLDDLFNGPTAVAFITGDPVTSAKGLRDFAKDNPNLVIKGGVLDGKALSADEIKKLADLESREVLLAKLAGAFKGKQSQAASLFQALPSKFVRTAEALRAKKAEQGGAE, from the coding sequence ATGGCAAGGCCCGACAAGGCTGCCGCGGTAGCCGAGCTCGCGGACCAGTTCCGCAGCTCGAACGCCGCTGTGCTGACCGAGTACCGGGGTCTCACCGTGGCGCAGCTCAAGACGCTGCGCCGTTCGCTCGGTGAAGACGCCCAGTACGCCGTGGTGAAGAACACGCTGACCAAGATTGCGGCCAACGAGGCCGGGATCTCCACGCTCGACGACCTTTTCAACGGTCCGACGGCGGTCGCCTTCATCACCGGTGACCCGGTGACGTCGGCGAAGGGTCTTCGTGACTTCGCCAAGGACAACCCCAACCTCGTCATCAAGGGCGGTGTCCTTGACGGCAAGGCGCTGTCCGCCGACGAGATCAAGAAGCTTGCGGACCTCGAGTCCCGCGAGGTTCTGCTCGCCAAGCTGGCGGGTGCCTTCAAGGGCAAGCAGTCCCAGGCTGCCTCGCTCTTCCAGGCGCTTCCCTCGAAGTTCGTCCGCACCGCGGAGGCGCTTCGTGCCAAGAAGGCCGAGCAGGGCGGTGCCGAGTAA